Proteins from a single region of Nocardioides anomalus:
- a CDS encoding PAS domain-containing sensor histidine kinase: protein MTDDNGGGTGVPTRPRTVDAARLIDQVFDYAIIALDSSGTIESWNSGARLLKGYTAQEAIGRSFAMFYPEDDRRAGLPLQLLDEARQKGSVQARGWRIRKDGTRFWADVVITAVHDDEGRLTGFAKVTRDLTAEHTLEQSLRRSEERFRLLVSQVKDYAIIALDASGTIESWNAGAERLKGYTAAEAIGRSFAMFYTEEDRQAGLPLQLLDQAREQGRVEVLGWRVRKDGTRFWCDVVITALHDDHGRLSGFAKVTRDLTERKQLEEAQATFLGTIAHDFRTPITAMKGFTELVRDAPEELREDFLHRIDANADRLMQMMKDLVSYASAKAISTTSRPELFDLAELARDTVESMGTEEELARVVLPQDAVSVNTDRASLERVVTNLVGNALKYSTSGPVVVGVSRTEDRVRLTVSDEGRGIAQHDLDTIFEEFERGSLATEDGGTGLGLTSVRSLIEEQNGHVSIQSVVGQGTIVTVELPAPVRGLVSA from the coding sequence GTGACCGACGACAACGGGGGCGGCACAGGGGTGCCGACACGACCCCGGACCGTCGACGCGGCTCGGCTCATCGACCAGGTCTTCGACTACGCGATCATCGCGCTCGACAGCAGCGGGACCATCGAGTCCTGGAACAGCGGCGCCCGCCTCCTCAAGGGCTACACCGCGCAGGAGGCCATCGGCCGCAGCTTCGCGATGTTCTACCCCGAGGACGACCGCCGGGCCGGCCTCCCGCTGCAGCTGCTCGACGAGGCGCGCCAGAAGGGCAGCGTGCAGGCCCGCGGCTGGCGGATCCGCAAGGACGGCACCCGCTTCTGGGCCGACGTGGTCATCACCGCCGTGCACGACGACGAGGGTCGCCTGACCGGCTTCGCCAAGGTCACCCGCGACCTGACCGCCGAGCACACCCTCGAGCAGTCGCTGCGGCGCAGCGAGGAGCGGTTCCGGCTGCTGGTCAGCCAGGTCAAGGACTACGCGATCATCGCGCTCGACGCGAGCGGCACCATCGAGTCCTGGAACGCCGGCGCGGAGCGGCTCAAGGGCTACACCGCGGCCGAGGCGATCGGGCGCAGCTTCGCGATGTTCTACACCGAGGAGGACCGGCAGGCCGGCCTCCCGCTCCAGCTGCTCGACCAGGCCCGCGAGCAGGGTCGCGTCGAGGTGCTCGGCTGGCGGGTCCGCAAGGACGGCACCCGCTTCTGGTGCGACGTGGTCATCACCGCGCTGCACGACGACCACGGCCGGCTCAGCGGCTTCGCCAAGGTGACCCGCGACCTCACCGAGCGCAAGCAGCTCGAGGAGGCCCAGGCGACGTTCCTCGGCACCATCGCCCACGACTTCCGCACGCCCATCACCGCGATGAAGGGCTTCACCGAGCTGGTCCGCGACGCCCCCGAGGAGCTGCGCGAGGACTTCCTGCACCGCATCGACGCGAACGCCGACCGGCTCATGCAGATGATGAAGGACCTGGTGAGCTACGCCAGCGCCAAGGCCATCAGCACCACCAGCCGGCCCGAGCTCTTCGACCTCGCCGAGCTGGCCCGCGACACCGTCGAGAGCATGGGCACCGAGGAGGAGCTGGCCCGCGTCGTGCTGCCGCAGGACGCCGTGTCGGTGAACACCGACCGCGCCTCGCTCGAGCGCGTGGTGACCAACCTGGTGGGCAACGCACTGAAGTACTCCACCTCCGGGCCGGTCGTCGTCGGCGTCAGCCGCACCGAGGACCGCGTCCGCCTCACCGTCTCCGACGAGGGCCGCGGGATCGCCCAGCACGACCTGGACACGATCTTCGAGGAGTTCGAGCGCGGCTCGCTGGCCACCGAGGACGGCGGCACCGGCCTCGGGCTGACCAGCGTGCGGAGCCTGATCGAGGAGCAGAACGGCCACGTCTCGATCCAGAGCGTGGTCGGCCAGGGCACCATCGTCACCGTCGAGCTGCCCGCGCCGGTGCGCGGGCTGGTCTCGGCCTAG
- a CDS encoding uracil-DNA glycosylase, whose amino-acid sequence MSALARLVDRGLVAPDWAEALAPVDDRIAAMGAFLRAERAAGRDYLPAGKHVFRAFRRPLADVRVLIVGQDPYPTPGHPIGLSFAVEESVWPLPRSLVNIYLELREDLGIVPPRHGDLSPWADQGVMLLNRALTVRPGDSASHRGKGWEEVTEQAITALAARGGPCAAILWGSHAQSLKPLLGPIPWVASAHPSPLSARRGFFGSRPFSRVDRLLEEQGATPVDWSLPETDISLARS is encoded by the coding sequence ATGAGCGCACTCGCCCGGCTGGTCGACCGAGGACTCGTGGCCCCCGACTGGGCCGAGGCGCTGGCACCGGTCGACGACCGGATCGCGGCGATGGGGGCGTTCCTGCGCGCCGAGCGGGCGGCCGGTCGCGACTACCTGCCGGCCGGCAAGCACGTCTTCCGGGCCTTCCGGCGCCCGCTGGCCGACGTCCGCGTGCTGATCGTGGGCCAGGACCCCTACCCGACGCCGGGGCACCCGATCGGGCTGAGCTTCGCGGTGGAGGAGAGCGTCTGGCCGCTGCCGCGCAGCCTGGTCAACATCTACCTCGAGCTGCGCGAGGACCTCGGGATCGTGCCGCCGCGCCACGGTGACCTCAGCCCGTGGGCCGACCAGGGCGTGATGCTGCTCAACCGTGCGCTGACCGTGCGGCCGGGCGACTCGGCCTCGCACCGCGGGAAGGGCTGGGAGGAGGTCACCGAGCAGGCGATCACCGCGCTGGCCGCGCGTGGCGGCCCCTGCGCCGCGATCCTGTGGGGCAGCCACGCCCAGTCGCTCAAGCCGCTGCTCGGCCCGATCCCGTGGGTGGCCTCGGCGCACCCCTCGCCCCTGAGCGCCCGGCGCGGGTTCTTCGGCTCGCGGCCGTTCTCGCGGGTCGACCGGCTGCTCGAGGAGCAGGGGGCGACGCCCGTGGACTGGTCGCTGCCCGAGACCGACATCAGCCTGGCAAGAAGTTGA
- a CDS encoding flavin monoamine oxidase family protein — protein sequence MTTELSRRALLGSATTGAALLGAGALTADSEAAVLAGTRQGRLPEQVDVVVVGAGLAGLVAAREIATKGHDVLVVEARKRVGGRVLNHSLAGKQPGAQVIESGGAFIGPTQNHIAALAQELGVPTFAEYDTGSSVYLSATTGRQEYTGTVPPDPTILADAAVLLQRIDGYAAEIDVAAPWAHPRAREWDSITLGQWIRTNALNGPGVENLIACWTQPGFGADPSELSLLFTLWYVACSGDEQTPGTFSRNSDTANGAQERRFVGGSQLVPLKLARQLGDVVALRAQVQRIVQRDGRVHVKTSRGRVRARRVVVAAPPPTVLDIGFHPVLPRRRRALLESLRMGQLMKCDAIYPTPFWRAAGLNGFGISDHGAARAVFDNTPPSGGPGVLLAFVGGSTWRTFGTVSADQRRTAVLQGFAEMFGPQALSPIDFVEHDWTQEQWTRGGPTAIHAPGALVQHGRAVRTPHGRVHWAGTETATYWSGYMDGAVSSGQRAAAEVLATLR from the coding sequence ATGACGACGGAGCTCTCCCGCCGGGCGCTGCTGGGCAGCGCGACGACCGGTGCCGCGCTGCTCGGCGCCGGCGCCCTCACCGCGGACTCGGAAGCGGCCGTGCTGGCCGGGACGCGGCAGGGTCGGCTGCCGGAGCAGGTCGACGTCGTCGTGGTCGGGGCGGGCCTCGCCGGCCTGGTCGCGGCCCGGGAGATCGCGACGAAGGGCCACGACGTGCTTGTGGTCGAGGCCCGCAAGCGGGTCGGCGGTCGGGTGCTCAACCACTCCCTGGCCGGGAAGCAGCCGGGCGCCCAGGTCATCGAGTCCGGAGGGGCGTTCATCGGCCCCACCCAGAACCACATCGCGGCCCTGGCCCAGGAGCTCGGCGTGCCGACGTTCGCGGAGTACGACACCGGCAGCAGCGTCTACCTCTCCGCGACCACCGGCCGCCAGGAGTACACCGGCACCGTGCCGCCGGACCCGACGATCCTGGCCGACGCGGCGGTCCTGCTGCAGCGCATCGACGGCTACGCCGCCGAGATCGACGTCGCCGCACCGTGGGCCCACCCGAGGGCGCGGGAGTGGGACTCGATCACGCTCGGGCAGTGGATCCGGACCAACGCGCTCAACGGGCCCGGCGTCGAGAACCTCATCGCCTGTTGGACCCAGCCCGGCTTCGGCGCCGACCCGAGCGAGCTCTCCCTCCTCTTCACCCTCTGGTACGTCGCGTGCTCGGGTGACGAGCAGACCCCCGGCACGTTCTCGCGCAACTCCGACACCGCGAACGGCGCCCAGGAGCGCCGCTTCGTCGGGGGCTCGCAGCTGGTCCCGCTCAAGCTGGCCAGGCAGCTCGGCGACGTGGTCGCGCTGCGCGCCCAGGTGCAGCGGATCGTCCAGCGTGACGGCCGGGTCCACGTCAAGACCAGCCGCGGGCGCGTGCGCGCCAGGCGCGTCGTCGTCGCCGCCCCGCCCCCCACCGTCCTGGACATCGGCTTCCACCCGGTCCTGCCTCGCCGGCGCCGCGCGCTCCTGGAGTCGCTGCGGATGGGCCAGCTGATGAAGTGCGACGCGATCTACCCGACGCCGTTCTGGCGCGCGGCCGGGCTCAACGGCTTCGGCATCAGCGACCACGGCGCGGCCCGCGCGGTCTTCGACAACACCCCGCCCTCGGGCGGCCCCGGGGTCCTGCTCGCCTTCGTCGGCGGCTCGACGTGGCGGACCTTCGGGACCGTGTCGGCCGACCAGCGGCGCACGGCCGTGCTGCAGGGCTTCGCGGAGATGTTCGGGCCGCAGGCGCTCTCGCCGATCGACTTCGTCGAGCACGACTGGACCCAGGAGCAGTGGACCCGCGGCGGCCCGACCGCCATCCACGCGCCCGGCGCCCTGGTCCAGCACGGCCGGGCCGTCCGCACGCCGCACGGCCGCGTGCACTGGGCCGGGACCGAGACCGCGACGTACTGGTCGGGCTACATGGACGGTGCGGTCAGCTCCGGCCAGCGGGCCGCCGCCGAGGTGCTGGCCACGCTGCGCTGA
- a CDS encoding dioxygenase family protein — MNDRMPALYIGHGAPPLLDDPTWSGQLAAWAQDLPRPKAVLIVSAHWESAPVMLSADGAPLVYDFGGFDEKYYRMTYATPPATALAQRVAAMMPASEPVHQHASRGLDHGAWVPLRIMYPDADVPVLQLSLPTHDPVRLLELGARLRPLRDEGVLIIGSGFLTHGLPFLESWRLDAPAPGWSSDFDAWAGEALARGDVDELAAYRSRAPGMPYAHPTVEHYTPLFVTLGAATDPEEPGLQVIDGFWMGLSKRSLQVA, encoded by the coding sequence ATGAACGACCGGATGCCCGCGCTCTACATCGGTCACGGCGCCCCGCCCCTGCTCGACGACCCGACCTGGTCCGGGCAGCTGGCCGCGTGGGCGCAGGACCTGCCCCGGCCGAAGGCCGTGCTCATCGTCAGCGCGCACTGGGAGTCGGCGCCGGTCATGCTCAGCGCCGACGGTGCGCCGCTGGTCTACGACTTCGGCGGCTTCGACGAGAAGTACTACCGGATGACCTACGCGACCCCGCCGGCCACCGCGCTGGCCCAGCGGGTGGCCGCGATGATGCCGGCCAGCGAGCCGGTCCACCAGCACGCCAGCCGCGGCCTCGACCACGGCGCGTGGGTGCCGCTGCGGATCATGTACCCCGACGCCGACGTCCCGGTGCTCCAGCTGTCGCTGCCGACCCACGACCCGGTGCGCCTGCTCGAGCTCGGCGCCCGCCTGCGGCCGCTGCGCGACGAGGGCGTGCTCATCATCGGCTCGGGCTTCCTGACCCACGGCCTGCCGTTCCTGGAGTCGTGGCGCCTCGACGCCCCGGCGCCGGGCTGGTCGAGCGACTTCGACGCCTGGGCCGGCGAGGCGCTGGCCCGCGGCGACGTGGACGAGCTCGCGGCGTACCGGTCCAGGGCGCCGGGCATGCCGTACGCCCACCCGACCGTCGAGCACTACACGCCGCTGTTCGTCACGCTCGGTGCCGCCACCGACCCCGAGGAGCCCGGACTCCAGGTCATCGACGGCTTCTGGATGGGGTTGTCGAAGCGCAGCCTGCAGGTCGCCTGA